A genome region from Chryseobacterium sp. G0186 includes the following:
- a CDS encoding RagB/SusD family nutrient uptake outer membrane protein: protein MKKIIYIFTLLVIAVSFQSCREDYLNELQPTDAIAPDVIYSTYEGAQAHIAGILRRTRGQFTENHDTGNLGSMYFARENKGNISINNNGWFRFDYANDNRAANVRRTSFTWSFLYSLINQVNACVEGVEKSAGIGSVDKNKLLGQLYTMRAMFYFELSLEFQHTYKYDTALFAPPIYKKSGELEGKPLSTQKEMYEFIVSDLEKAIEIGSEDRIDNSYFNKSVSYAVAARVYQVMENWDKAGAYAKLAYGGVPESVLSPEAYQLGFDNMNEGKEWLLANPQTADQSNYYALAPHAFYTQTESAYNNTFITKSFPLLFTSTDVRYQFATTAATDYRQWYTKKFKFAFDAHLPLIRTPEMILIETEALYHTNPDQAHDLLYKLQKNRDVNAVKSSNTGNELLNEILLERKKELYGEIGVEWYDAKRLRRGIVRDSWHRINLLNNPLVPDDKRFYLLIPQSELDANPSIPKDINTNR from the coding sequence ATGAAAAAAATAATATATATTTTTACCTTACTGGTAATAGCAGTTTCTTTTCAATCATGTAGAGAAGATTATTTGAACGAACTTCAGCCCACGGATGCAATAGCTCCGGATGTAATATATAGTACATATGAGGGTGCACAGGCTCATATTGCCGGAATATTAAGACGTACAAGAGGTCAGTTTACAGAAAATCATGATACTGGAAACCTGGGGTCTATGTATTTTGCGAGAGAGAATAAAGGAAATATATCAATTAATAATAATGGTTGGTTTCGCTTTGATTATGCCAATGACAATAGAGCGGCTAATGTTAGAAGAACATCTTTTACATGGAGCTTTTTATATTCTCTTATCAATCAGGTTAATGCTTGTGTTGAGGGAGTTGAAAAGTCTGCAGGAATAGGCTCGGTTGATAAAAACAAGTTGTTGGGGCAACTATATACAATGAGAGCTATGTTTTATTTTGAATTAAGTTTAGAATTTCAACATACGTACAAATATGATACGGCATTATTTGCCCCGCCTATTTACAAAAAATCAGGTGAATTAGAGGGTAAACCTCTCAGTACACAAAAAGAAATGTATGAATTTATTGTTTCTGACCTGGAAAAAGCAATTGAAATAGGAAGTGAAGATAGAATTGATAACTCTTATTTTAATAAATCGGTTTCTTATGCTGTTGCAGCAAGGGTTTATCAAGTAATGGAAAATTGGGATAAAGCGGGAGCTTATGCTAAATTGGCATATGGTGGAGTTCCGGAATCTGTACTGAGTCCAGAAGCTTATCAGCTAGGGTTTGATAACATGAATGAGGGTAAAGAGTGGCTTTTAGCAAATCCACAAACTGCAGACCAGTCTAATTATTATGCTTTAGCTCCACATGCGTTCTATACACAAACAGAGTCTGCTTACAATAATACTTTTATTACAAAAAGTTTTCCATTATTGTTCACATCAACAGATGTTAGATATCAATTTGCTACAACAGCAGCCACTGATTACAGACAATGGTATACGAAAAAATTCAAATTCGCATTTGATGCTCATCTACCGTTAATTAGAACTCCTGAAATGATACTTATTGAAACTGAGGCTTTATATCATACAAATCCTGATCAGGCTCATGATTTACTGTATAAACTTCAGAAGAATAGGGATGTTAATGCTGTAAAATCGTCTAATACAGGGAATGAACTTTTAAATGAAATTCTATTAGAAAGGAAAAAAGAGCTTTATGGAGAAATAGGTGTTGAATGGTATGATGCAAAAAGATTAAGAAGAGGAATTGTAAGGGATTCTTGGCATAGAATTAATTTACTTAATAATCCATTAGTTCCAGATGATAAAAGGTTTTATCTATTAATTCCC
- a CDS encoding SusC/RagA family TonB-linked outer membrane protein, producing the protein MNIKLHVLSAGVLFFLGQTVSAQKVKKDTTTTKIDEVVVVAFGKQKKEAIVGSVSVVDEKTIQTQQAPSVLSALQGSVAGLNLISSGGQPGTNPTIYIRGIGSLNGSTDPLIVVDGIPYNGNINNISQDQVESMSVLKDASSTVLYGSRASNGVILITTKKGKLNSAPKVTLTSLSGVSAPAVKLHKTLGAADFMKYSWQAIRNNEQYTNGLTASDAGVKASNSLIPALGYNPYNINNPIDANGNLVPGANLLWDTDWEKEILNKAAFKHEHRFTLQGGSDKTTYFLAADYLDLAGSVRSSNFERIGLRLNVDSNVTQWLKVGMNGAFTTSTSSDPSQSGNSYTSSIQWIYTMPSIYPLYMRNSNGGLLLDDFGQPQYDYGNNGTSGQLVNAQRSILNNENAVGALYNNKNIIKRSNFTINAYAQINFTKDLNLKSQIGYEQYLLDQNAYSHYKYGAAGNVGGRVAQDRDLSKTINFTNGLNYSKKMGDHGIDAQALFEVYQFTYDALGAQGIGFLPNVYVLNGSTKPESVTGYVSQERMFSYLGRLAYNYKNKYFLEGSFRSDGSTRFSEETRWGSFYSVGGSWVVSKEEFFKNDIFNYLKLRGSYGELGNNKILNSDDTQNYFPYLSLYEVGWNQLGQTGVLLGNVVDHNLSWEKTASTNVGLDFGFFNNRITGTVEYFNKKSIDLIYSKPIPESTGFSTITTNVGSLRNYGWEFLINSTNFKNEKFVWTTSLNFSFIKNRITEMTQESFINGTKRWMVGKSAFDFYLPVWAGVDSADGMGMWYLYEKDGNGNVINTTTTKDYNLANAVDNRQYVGSSLPDIFGGLTNYFKIGNFDLNVLANFSFGGHVYDSSYASLMSGFSSGDSQQSVDVMNAWQKPGDVTGVPININKQNNNNALSTRFLYKNDYVRLKSLTLGYNIDPDLLTNFGINQFRIFLQGDNLWTWQSHKGIDPEQNISGTTDSRSYILKTMSLGVTVGF; encoded by the coding sequence ATGAATATAAAATTACATGTATTAAGTGCTGGTGTCCTGTTTTTTCTGGGACAGACAGTCTCGGCACAAAAAGTTAAAAAGGATACAACGACAACAAAAATTGATGAAGTAGTAGTTGTTGCTTTTGGTAAACAGAAAAAAGAGGCTATAGTGGGTTCTGTTTCAGTTGTAGATGAAAAAACTATTCAAACACAACAGGCTCCCAGTGTTTTATCAGCTTTACAAGGAAGTGTTGCAGGATTAAATTTAATCAGTTCTGGTGGACAGCCTGGTACTAACCCTACTATTTATATAAGAGGGATTGGATCTTTAAATGGGAGCACTGACCCACTTATTGTAGTGGATGGAATACCATATAATGGGAATATTAATAATATTTCACAGGATCAGGTTGAATCTATGAGTGTATTGAAAGATGCATCCTCAACTGTTTTATATGGTTCAAGGGCTTCAAATGGTGTGATTCTAATTACAACTAAAAAAGGAAAGCTTAATTCCGCTCCGAAAGTAACATTAACCTCTTTAAGTGGAGTGTCAGCACCAGCTGTAAAGCTTCATAAAACATTAGGTGCTGCTGATTTTATGAAATATTCTTGGCAAGCTATTCGAAATAATGAACAATACACAAATGGCCTTACAGCTTCTGATGCTGGAGTAAAAGCTTCGAATAGTCTGATACCAGCATTGGGGTATAATCCTTATAATATAAATAATCCCATAGATGCGAATGGTAATTTAGTGCCAGGAGCAAATTTACTATGGGATACAGATTGGGAAAAAGAAATTTTAAATAAAGCAGCTTTTAAACATGAACACAGGTTTACCTTGCAAGGAGGAAGTGATAAAACCACATACTTTTTAGCGGCTGATTATTTAGATCTTGCGGGTTCTGTAAGAAGTTCAAATTTTGAAAGAATAGGTCTAAGATTAAATGTAGATTCTAATGTGACACAATGGTTGAAGGTTGGGATGAACGGAGCATTTACAACGTCCACTTCCAGTGATCCAAGCCAATCGGGGAATAGTTATACAAGCAGTATACAATGGATCTATACTATGCCAAGTATTTATCCATTATATATGAGAAATTCTAATGGAGGGTTATTGCTGGATGATTTTGGTCAACCACAGTATGATTATGGGAATAATGGGACTTCTGGACAATTAGTGAATGCACAGAGATCGATACTTAATAATGAAAATGCAGTAGGAGCACTTTATAATAATAAAAACATTATTAAAAGATCAAACTTTACAATTAATGCTTATGCTCAAATTAATTTTACAAAAGACTTAAATTTAAAATCTCAAATAGGTTATGAGCAGTATTTATTAGATCAAAATGCTTACAGTCACTATAAATATGGTGCTGCTGGGAATGTAGGAGGTAGAGTTGCTCAAGACAGAGACCTGAGTAAAACCATTAACTTTACAAATGGATTAAATTATTCAAAAAAAATGGGGGATCATGGTATTGATGCCCAGGCTTTATTTGAGGTTTACCAATTTACCTATGATGCTTTAGGCGCACAAGGAATTGGATTTTTACCAAATGTATATGTGCTGAATGGGTCTACTAAGCCAGAAAGTGTAACAGGATATGTTAGTCAGGAAAGAATGTTTAGCTACCTGGGAAGACTAGCATATAATTATAAAAACAAATATTTCCTTGAGGGGTCATTCCGTTCTGATGGATCAACTCGTTTTTCAGAAGAAACACGATGGGGTAGTTTCTACTCTGTTGGTGGGAGCTGGGTAGTTAGTAAAGAAGAATTTTTTAAGAATGATATTTTTAATTATTTAAAATTAAGAGGTTCTTATGGAGAGTTGGGAAATAACAAAATCTTGAATTCGGATGATACTCAAAACTATTTCCCATACCTTTCCCTATACGAAGTTGGATGGAATCAACTAGGTCAAACTGGTGTTTTATTAGGGAACGTTGTAGATCATAATCTATCTTGGGAAAAAACAGCTTCTACTAATGTAGGGTTGGATTTTGGTTTTTTTAATAATAGAATTACAGGTACTGTAGAATATTTTAATAAAAAATCAATTGATCTGATATACTCAAAACCCATTCCAGAATCTACAGGATTTAGTACTATAACAACTAATGTGGGATCTCTTAGAAATTATGGATGGGAATTCTTAATCAATTCTACAAATTTCAAAAATGAGAAATTTGTTTGGACGACAAGCTTGAATTTTTCATTCATTAAAAACAGAATTACTGAAATGACTCAGGAGTCATTTATTAATGGAACTAAAAGATGGATGGTTGGGAAATCTGCATTTGATTTTTATTTACCGGTATGGGCTGGTGTGGATTCTGCTGATGGAATGGGAATGTGGTATTTATATGAAAAAGATGGAAATGGGAATGTAATTAATACGACAACCACTAAGGATTATAATTTAGCTAATGCAGTAGATAATAGACAGTATGTAGGGAGTTCATTACCAGATATTTTTGGAGGTTTGACTAACTATTTTAAAATTGGAAATTTTGATTTAAATGTTTTAGCTAATTTTAGTTTTGGAGGACATGTATATGATTCATCTTATGCCTCTTTAATGTCTGGATTTTCAAGTGGTGATTCTCAACAATCTGTTGATGTAATGAATGCCTGGCAAAAACCAGGTGATGTAACGGGTGTCCCTATCAATATTAATAAACAAAATAATAATAATGCATTATCTACAAGATTTTTGTACAAGAACGATTATGTTAGATTGAAATCTCTTACGCTTGGTTATAATATTGATCCGGATTTACTTACCAATTTTGGAATTAATCAATTTAGAATATTCTTACAAGGTGATAATTTATGGACATGGCAAAGTCATAAAGGAATAGACCCTGAACAAAATATTTCAGGAACTACCGATAGTAGATCTTATATTTTGAAGACAATGTCATTAGGAGTAACAGTTGGATTTTAA
- a CDS encoding hydroxymethylglutaryl-CoA synthase family protein → MSFGIEAASYYVPSLYLEIKDLAEKRGIEPAKLEKGLGLHKMGLPDVHEDAATFAAEALLKLIKDYSINPKYIARIYLGTESALDAAKPTASYAMQMVEKVLEAEFGERVFKNCDVVDMTFACVGGVDALHNALDFVRVNPEKKAVVIASDYAKYELASSGEYTQGGGAVSLLVSAKPDLMEIENHWGVATESVFDFFKPRRQYKKEDLNGAPNVYPDKIEIFTDEPVFDGQYSNQCYQDRIREAYQHYKDITGKEKPYQDWKYIVFHLPYAFHGKRVFTEIYSLENGLSYETPDEQKAVAKSENYIQLINDTIEKTQRASSEIGNMYTASIFMAFLSGLQTSFTENEDLSGKEIGFFGYGSGSKSKVFAGKISANWKKVVEKWNIFENLNNRIAIDFETYEKLHRKQLKESVNPDYKGFGLISIEDQNPVLNGARYYKQQN, encoded by the coding sequence ATGAGTTTTGGAATTGAGGCGGCAAGTTACTATGTACCTTCTTTGTATTTGGAAATTAAAGATTTAGCTGAAAAAAGAGGCATAGAACCTGCCAAATTGGAGAAAGGGTTAGGACTTCATAAAATGGGACTTCCCGACGTGCACGAAGATGCTGCCACTTTTGCAGCAGAGGCATTATTAAAGTTAATTAAAGATTATAGCATCAATCCTAAATACATTGCAAGAATTTATCTGGGAACGGAAAGTGCATTGGATGCTGCTAAGCCAACAGCTTCCTATGCGATGCAGATGGTTGAAAAGGTTTTAGAGGCAGAATTTGGCGAGAGAGTTTTCAAAAATTGTGACGTTGTAGATATGACTTTTGCCTGCGTGGGGGGAGTGGATGCTCTTCATAACGCGTTAGATTTTGTAAGAGTGAATCCTGAGAAAAAAGCAGTGGTGATTGCCAGTGACTATGCGAAATATGAATTGGCTTCCTCCGGAGAATATACACAAGGAGGTGGGGCAGTTTCACTTTTAGTGTCTGCAAAACCGGATCTTATGGAGATTGAAAATCATTGGGGAGTTGCTACAGAAAGTGTCTTTGATTTTTTCAAGCCGCGAAGACAGTATAAAAAAGAAGATCTGAACGGTGCACCAAATGTTTATCCCGATAAAATTGAAATATTTACAGATGAGCCGGTTTTTGACGGGCAGTATTCCAACCAGTGCTATCAGGATAGAATAAGAGAGGCATATCAGCATTATAAGGATATTACAGGAAAGGAAAAGCCGTATCAGGATTGGAAGTATATTGTTTTTCACCTTCCCTATGCTTTCCATGGAAAAAGAGTATTTACCGAAATCTATAGCCTGGAAAACGGACTGTCCTATGAAACTCCCGATGAACAAAAAGCTGTTGCAAAATCTGAAAATTATATACAGCTGATCAATGATACTATTGAAAAGACGCAGAGAGCTTCTTCTGAAATAGGAAATATGTATACCGCTTCTATTTTCATGGCATTCCTTTCCGGGTTACAAACTTCTTTTACTGAGAATGAAGATCTGTCAGGAAAAGAGATAGGATTCTTTGGATACGGCAGCGGCTCCAAGTCTAAGGTATTTGCTGGTAAAATTTCTGCGAACTGGAAAAAAGTAGTAGAAAAATGGAATATATTCGAAAATCTGAATAATAGAATAGCCATTGATTTTGAAACCTATGAAAAACTTCACAGAAAACAACTGAAAGAATCTGTAAATCCTGATTACAAAGGATTTGGCCTTATTTCTATTGAGGATCAGAATCCTGTCCTGAATGGGGCGAGATATTATAAGCAGCAGAATTAA
- a CDS encoding M1 family metallopeptidase, with protein MRKAILSIAILGILFSANVSAQTETSGREKVYRATHTKVTELKHTKLKVNFDYQKEQMNGEEWLTASPYFYATNELILDAKGMLIHEVALDNNGKKSPLKYEYKDDILKISLDKTYQKNQDYTVYIKYTSRPNEVKQQGSMAINDAKGLYFINAQGTEPDMPTQIWTQGETESSSAWFPTIDKSNQKTTQEIYMTVPDKYVTLSNGVLKDSQKESNGLRTDHWVMDKRHSTYLFFMGVGEYAIVKDKWRNIPVDYYIEKEYEPYAKQIYGNTPEMIEFFSKRLNYDYPWAKYAQISGRNYVSGAMENTTATLHGSDILQKPGQLIDENTWEDTIAHELFHHWFGDLVTAESWSNLTVNESFANYSEYLWNEYKYGKDQADYHMMTDVNRYIHNPGDFNKDLVRFNYESREDVFDLVTYQKGGGILNMLRNYLGDDAFFAGMTDYLKTYEYQNAEAHQLRLSFEKVSGKDLNWFFNQWYFSNGHPKINYSFTFEPVKKQVSVTINQTQEPLFEFPLAIDVYDNGNPKRYNVWVNAESKNTFNFDVFKTPDMVNINADGVLLADITETKTAVQNLMQFSNSKEFKSRYQALAGVKDQLKSPAAIKLLAAALKDPFFRIRIKALELMDLSNPEQMKAFGSEVEKIASNDPKTLTQAAAIAALAKTKDKKYLPVFEKGMNAVSNAIKGNSLGALLTVDPSKANSFADKIDLEGASEQLQAQMLPIIVKNKVTSQMPNIARIAVFYPFIKFQDPELGKAAEDGFNWIMTSDNLKATENITKIAGYAKNQMTNPQAKMMMLQMLKDGLSKKMELLKQNPQSAASINKQIDALNKAIENYK; from the coding sequence ATGAGAAAGGCCATTTTATCAATTGCTATACTTGGGATTTTATTTTCCGCAAATGTATCAGCACAGACCGAAACTTCAGGCAGGGAGAAAGTATACAGAGCTACCCATACCAAGGTAACGGAACTTAAGCATACCAAGCTGAAAGTAAACTTTGATTATCAGAAAGAACAGATGAATGGGGAAGAATGGCTTACTGCTTCACCTTATTTCTATGCTACCAACGAACTGATACTTGATGCCAAAGGAATGTTGATTCATGAAGTTGCCCTTGATAATAATGGTAAAAAATCTCCTTTAAAATATGAATATAAAGATGATATTCTAAAGATAAGTCTGGATAAAACCTATCAGAAAAATCAGGACTATACTGTTTACATCAAATATACATCCCGTCCAAACGAAGTGAAGCAACAGGGAAGCATGGCTATTAATGATGCCAAAGGACTTTATTTCATTAATGCACAGGGCACAGAGCCGGATATGCCTACACAGATCTGGACTCAGGGAGAAACAGAATCTTCTTCAGCATGGTTCCCAACAATAGATAAATCAAACCAAAAAACTACACAGGAAATCTACATGACGGTTCCTGATAAATATGTAACCCTTTCCAACGGAGTGTTGAAAGATTCTCAGAAAGAATCCAACGGACTTAGAACGGACCATTGGGTGATGGATAAAAGACACTCTACCTATCTTTTCTTTATGGGAGTAGGTGAATATGCTATTGTAAAAGACAAATGGAGAAATATTCCGGTTGATTACTATATTGAAAAGGAATACGAACCTTATGCCAAGCAGATCTACGGAAATACCCCGGAAATGATTGAGTTTTTCTCAAAAAGGTTAAACTATGATTATCCTTGGGCAAAATATGCACAGATTTCAGGGAGAAATTATGTGAGTGGTGCCATGGAAAATACCACAGCAACTCTTCATGGAAGTGATATTCTTCAAAAACCGGGACAATTGATTGATGAAAATACCTGGGAAGATACCATTGCCCATGAATTATTCCACCACTGGTTTGGAGATCTGGTTACTGCAGAAAGCTGGAGTAATCTTACCGTTAACGAATCGTTTGCCAACTATTCAGAATATCTTTGGAACGAATACAAATACGGAAAAGATCAGGCTGATTATCACATGATGACCGATGTGAACAGATATATCCATAATCCGGGTGATTTTAATAAAGACCTGGTAAGATTCAACTATGAATCGCGTGAAGATGTTTTCGATTTGGTAACTTATCAGAAAGGAGGCGGAATCCTTAATATGCTAAGAAACTATCTTGGCGATGATGCTTTCTTTGCCGGAATGACTGATTATCTGAAAACCTATGAATATCAGAATGCAGAAGCTCATCAATTGAGACTTTCCTTTGAAAAAGTATCAGGAAAAGACCTAAACTGGTTCTTTAACCAATGGTATTTTTCAAACGGTCATCCGAAGATCAACTATTCATTTACTTTTGAACCTGTAAAAAAACAGGTGTCAGTTACGATTAATCAGACTCAGGAGCCTCTTTTTGAATTTCCTTTGGCCATTGATGTGTATGACAATGGAAACCCAAAGAGATATAACGTTTGGGTAAATGCAGAGTCGAAGAACACGTTCAATTTTGATGTCTTCAAAACTCCGGATATGGTAAATATCAATGCTGATGGAGTTCTGTTGGCAGATATTACAGAGACGAAAACTGCGGTGCAGAACCTGATGCAGTTTTCCAACTCCAAGGAGTTTAAAAGCAGATATCAGGCTTTAGCAGGAGTAAAAGATCAGCTAAAAAGTCCTGCAGCGATAAAACTATTGGCTGCAGCACTGAAAGACCCATTCTTTAGAATAAGAATTAAGGCTCTGGAATTAATGGATCTTTCAAATCCTGAGCAGATGAAGGCTTTTGGTTCGGAGGTTGAAAAAATAGCATCCAATGACCCTAAGACATTAACGCAGGCTGCTGCTATTGCGGCCCTGGCAAAAACAAAAGATAAAAAATATCTTCCGGTCTTTGAAAAAGGAATGAATGCTGTTTCAAATGCTATAAAAGGGAACTCCCTGGGGGCTCTTCTTACCGTAGATCCGTCAAAGGCAAATAGTTTTGCAGACAAAATAGATCTTGAAGGAGCTTCCGAGCAGCTACAAGCACAAATGCTTCCAATAATTGTTAAGAATAAGGTAACTTCCCAAATGCCGAATATTGCCCGAATAGCAGTATTTTATCCTTTCATTAAGTTCCAAGACCCGGAATTAGGTAAGGCGGCAGAAGATGGGTTCAACTGGATCATGACTTCAGATAACTTAAAGGCAACTGAAAATATTACTAAAATAGCAGGATACGCCAAAAATCAGATGACAAATCCACAGGCTAAAATGATGATGCTTCAAATGCTGAAGGATGGTTTAAGTAAAAAGATGGAGCTGCTGAAGCAAAATCCCCAGAGTGCAGCAAGTATTAACAAACAGATCGATGCTTTGAATAAAGCAATTGAAAATTATAAATAA
- a CDS encoding thymidylate synthase — translation MQNYLDLLQHILDNGTDKTDRTGTGTRSVFGYQLRYDLSKGFPLVTTKKVHLKSIIYELLWFLKGETNIKYLKDNGVSIWDEWADENGDLGPVYGAQWRSWNGADGKVVDQITEVIDQIKKNPDSRRLIVSAWNVAEIPNMALAPCHALFQFYVADGKLSLQLYQRSADVFLGVPFNIASYALLLMMVAQVCDLEVGDYVHSFGDVHIYNNHFEQVNRQLSRETRPLPTMKLNPEVKDIFDFNFEDFTLENYDPHPGIKAPVAI, via the coding sequence ATGCAAAATTACCTGGATCTTTTACAACATATTTTAGACAACGGAACTGATAAAACCGATAGAACTGGCACTGGAACGAGAAGTGTTTTCGGATATCAGTTGAGATATGATTTGTCAAAAGGCTTTCCCTTGGTGACAACCAAAAAGGTGCATTTGAAATCCATCATTTACGAATTATTATGGTTTTTGAAAGGAGAGACCAACATCAAATATCTTAAAGATAACGGAGTGAGTATCTGGGATGAATGGGCAGATGAAAATGGTGATCTGGGACCTGTTTACGGAGCCCAATGGAGAAGCTGGAACGGAGCAGACGGAAAAGTGGTAGATCAGATTACAGAAGTTATCGATCAAATTAAAAAAAATCCGGATTCCCGAAGGCTGATTGTCTCTGCATGGAATGTTGCCGAAATTCCTAATATGGCATTGGCACCTTGTCATGCATTATTCCAGTTTTATGTTGCAGACGGTAAACTATCGCTTCAATTGTATCAGAGAAGTGCAGACGTTTTTCTTGGCGTTCCTTTTAATATTGCAAGCTATGCACTCTTATTGATGATGGTAGCGCAGGTTTGTGACCTGGAGGTAGGAGATTATGTTCATAGTTTTGGAGATGTTCATATCTATAACAACCATTTTGAGCAGGTAAACAGACAACTTTCAAGAGAAACCAGACCCCTTCCGACGATGAAGTTAAACCCTGAAGTTAAGGATATTTTTGATTTCAATTTTGAAGACTTTACTTTAGAAAATTATGACCCGCATCCGGGGATTAAAGCTCCCGTAGCAATCTAA
- a CDS encoding alpha-amylase family glycosyl hydrolase, translating into MKKLILLAIIGLGIVSCTTQKKTGKMTELPKEWKHTTNIYEVNIRQYTQEGTFKAFAKEMPRLKSMGVKTLWFMPITPIAQQNKKGSLGSPYAAADYTSINPEFGTLDDFKDMVNEAHRLGFKVIIDWVANHTGWDHVWTKTHPEFYLKDPDGKFHIASGMDDIIELDYKNPAMRQAMINAMKFWVRETNIDGFRCDLASWVEVDFWEQARPEVEKIKPLFWLGEFDELESPDYGKVFDASYSWKWMHKSADYYKKNEPLQELKDLLVQYSNIGDNSMRAWFTANHDENSWNGTEYEKYAVIAKPMAVFSATWNGVPLLYSGQELPNMKRLEFFEKDVIKWTNTYQVADFYKTLFDLKSSNPALRGGDSNVTTYLLNTTANDKILAYVRKNGKNEVLVVLNMSKEPVNFTIEDGNLSGTFRNVFEKTKRNFDDGKDFSFKVSDYAVFEK; encoded by the coding sequence ATGAAGAAATTAATTTTATTAGCTATAATTGGTCTGGGAATTGTTTCCTGTACCACTCAAAAAAAAACAGGGAAGATGACAGAATTGCCAAAAGAATGGAAACATACCACGAATATCTACGAAGTAAATATAAGACAATATACTCAGGAGGGAACTTTTAAAGCGTTTGCCAAAGAGATGCCCCGACTGAAATCCATGGGGGTAAAGACACTTTGGTTTATGCCCATTACCCCCATTGCCCAGCAAAATAAAAAAGGAAGCCTGGGAAGCCCTTATGCAGCTGCAGACTATACTTCCATTAACCCTGAATTTGGAACATTGGATGATTTTAAGGATATGGTGAATGAAGCACATAGACTTGGCTTCAAGGTGATCATTGACTGGGTTGCCAATCATACCGGATGGGATCATGTCTGGACAAAAACACATCCTGAATTTTATTTAAAAGATCCAGACGGTAAATTTCACATTGCTTCAGGGATGGATGATATTATCGAATTGGATTACAAAAATCCGGCAATGCGCCAGGCAATGATTAATGCCATGAAATTTTGGGTAAGAGAAACTAATATAGACGGATTCAGATGTGATCTGGCTTCATGGGTAGAGGTGGATTTCTGGGAACAGGCACGCCCTGAGGTGGAAAAGATTAAGCCTCTGTTTTGGCTGGGAGAATTTGATGAGCTGGAAAGTCCCGACTACGGAAAAGTATTCGATGCAAGCTATTCCTGGAAATGGATGCACAAATCAGCCGATTATTACAAAAAAAATGAACCTCTTCAGGAACTGAAGGACCTGTTGGTACAGTACTCCAATATTGGCGATAACTCTATGAGAGCTTGGTTTACGGCCAATCACGATGAAAATTCATGGAACGGAACGGAATATGAAAAATATGCAGTTATTGCCAAGCCAATGGCCGTTTTTTCAGCAACATGGAATGGTGTTCCGTTGTTATATTCCGGACAGGAACTTCCCAATATGAAAAGACTGGAGTTCTTTGAGAAAGATGTTATCAAATGGACCAACACCTATCAAGTTGCAGATTTTTATAAAACTTTATTTGATTTAAAATCTTCCAATCCTGCTTTAAGAGGAGGAGATTCAAACGTTACTACCTATCTTTTGAATACCACAGCTAATGACAAGATTTTGGCGTATGTAAGAAAAAATGGAAAAAATGAAGTACTGGTCGTACTCAATATGTCCAAGGAACCCGTAAACTTTACCATTGAAGATGGAAATTTATCCGGAACTTTCAGAAATGTTTTCGAAAAAACAAAAAGAAATTTCGATGATGGTAAAGACTTCAGCTTTAAGGTTTCAGATTATGCCGTATTTGAAAAATGA
- a CDS encoding IS1096 element passenger TnpR family protein produces MVYKIRVILDAKDDIFRDIEVKGKQTLWNLHLGVKSAFNLHGEELSAFNLLESDGTIIKSVPLEDMSDDGDGEIMSDVYIDEAFANVGDKAQFQYGLLDLWEFYCELVEIIDEKKGVNYPITVFRFGNVPLKAPSKSGNAGGSKKKSAMPLMDDDFSFEDDFGAGGNFSDEDDSFDDEEEEDYNDDVFDDEDDNDDER; encoded by the coding sequence ATGGTTTACAAAATCCGCGTAATATTAGATGCGAAAGATGACATTTTCCGTGATATTGAAGTTAAGGGAAAACAAACATTATGGAATTTACATTTAGGAGTTAAAAGTGCGTTCAATCTTCATGGAGAAGAACTTTCTGCTTTTAATCTTTTAGAGAGTGATGGTACCATTATTAAAAGTGTTCCACTCGAAGATATGAGTGATGATGGTGATGGCGAGATTATGTCAGATGTGTACATTGATGAGGCCTTTGCAAATGTAGGAGACAAAGCACAGTTCCAGTACGGACTTCTGGATCTTTGGGAGTTTTATTGTGAATTGGTAGAAATTATTGACGAGAAAAAAGGAGTTAACTATCCTATTACTGTTTTCAGATTTGGAAATGTTCCTTTGAAAGCCCCTAGCAAGAGTGGAAATGCTGGCGGATCTAAAAAGAAATCAGCAATGCCTCTTATGGATGATGATTTTAGCTTTGAGGACGATTTTGGAGCAGGAGGAAATTTCTCAGATGAGGATGACAGCTTCGATGATGAGGAAGAAGAAGACTACAACGATGATGTCTTTGATGATGAGGATGACAATGATGATGAAAGATAA